Proteins from one Acidobacteriota bacterium genomic window:
- a CDS encoding VWA domain-containing protein, protein MFLVVFLAVCPLWAQAQSQDQQQPPSIDARVDAVKVDVLAVTPNGTPVKGLKKDDFRIYEEGVEQEILNFFPVEAPFSVGLVLDTSYSTVGKLGQIQDAAIHFVNALHPQDEVMVISFDDEVYFDSDFTANRDDTHRAIKSTRTGDSTQVYEAVWLALEQMERSRYRRVLVIFTDGVDTASHLTSSRDTLDKAKESNTLIYTVYFDTEMDAIRKIREYYRNPTAGPLGAPPAGSPPTVPGQSPTPTPDINPLPVPVPTPPRRRTPRDIQEEREAIERERLRYNIAQSYLKNLAKFTGGENFKARSDVSNLATVFASIAEELRSLYTLSYVSSNPERDGEFRKIEVRSERKNLRLRHREGYLAAKD, encoded by the coding sequence ATGTTTCTTGTTGTTTTCCTGGCCGTGTGTCCGCTCTGGGCGCAGGCCCAATCCCAGGATCAGCAGCAGCCTCCCAGCATCGACGCCCGCGTCGACGCCGTCAAAGTCGACGTCTTGGCCGTCACGCCAAACGGAACTCCGGTCAAGGGCTTGAAGAAGGACGACTTCAGAATCTACGAGGAGGGCGTCGAGCAGGAGATCCTCAATTTCTTCCCCGTGGAGGCGCCCTTCAGCGTGGGACTGGTGCTCGACACCAGCTACAGCACGGTGGGCAAGCTGGGCCAGATTCAGGACGCCGCCATTCACTTCGTCAATGCCCTTCACCCCCAGGACGAAGTGATGGTGATTTCATTCGACGACGAGGTTTACTTCGACTCCGACTTCACTGCCAACCGCGACGACACCCACCGGGCCATCAAGTCGACGCGCACCGGCGATTCCACGCAGGTTTACGAGGCCGTCTGGCTGGCTCTGGAACAGATGGAGCGCAGTCGCTACAGACGGGTTCTGGTGATCTTCACCGACGGTGTCGATACCGCCAGCCACCTGACGAGTTCCAGGGACACGCTGGACAAGGCCAAGGAGTCGAATACCCTTATCTACACCGTCTACTTCGACACCGAGATGGACGCCATCAGGAAAATCCGCGAGTACTATCGGAACCCCACGGCAGGACCCTTGGGAGCTCCGCCCGCGGGATCTCCGCCCACCGTACCCGGTCAAAGTCCCACGCCCACGCCCGATATCAATCCGCTGCCGGTCCCAGTTCCCACACCGCCGCGGCGCCGCACCCCCCGCGACATCCAGGAAGAGCGCGAAGCGATCGAGCGCGAGAGGCTGCGCTACAACATCGCTCAAAGCTATCTCAAGAATCTGGCTAAGTTCACCGGAGGCGAGAACTTCAAGGCCCGCTCGGACGTATCGAACCTGGCCACGGTCTTCGCCTCCATCGCCGAGGAACTGCGCTCGCTCTACACTCTCTCCTACGTCTCTTCCAATCCCGAGAGGGACGGCGAGTTCCGCAAGATCGAGGTCCGAAGCGAGCGCAAGAACCTGCGACTGCGCCACCGCGAGGGTTACCTGGCGGCAAAGGACTGA
- the lon gene encoding endopeptidase La: MQDNATENRSSLPLLPLKNSVVFPHLLAPLSAGRPQSMAAIETALNTESKEILIVAQKDASVENPQSSDLYEVGVRAIIRKVARREKSMEVLVQGVERVRLDAVGAGADGYLQAYFYPAPIREDDSAETEALFRSVLETSAQVFALARHQDSFDLNALLGKTSDRPRITYLLTSMAGMEVEKEQKILEANSLGVALQQLSDILSYELQVLELREKISSQAQSEINQEQRQYILRRQLRQIQQELGEEDGEGAEIEMLRERLEEAELPEEAHKEAERELKRLSRLQAASPEYHTIRTYLDLILDLPWNKTTQSEIDLQHSKDVLDEDHYDLEEVKERILDQLAVHKLNPGAKAPIICFAGPPGVGKTSLGKSIARSLNRPFERISLGGLHDESELRGHRRTYIGSMPGRIIQALRRAGSKDPVLMLDEIDKLGRDFRGDPAAALLEILDPAQNHTFRDNYVDLPFDLSKVFFIVTANTLGTIPRPLLDRLEVIRLEGYTADEKVQIAKRYLVPRQIDEVGLDEQQCVIGDDTLERIVDRYTREAGVRQLERAVGKIARKVARQFAEGRQEAVQVQIGDLDDMLGVELFFPEEARRKLSPGVATGLAWTESGGDVLFIEASLLPEGRGLTLTGQLGEVMQESAKAAQSYIWSRAQQFGIDPKQFKNSGVHIHIPAGAIPKDGPSAGVTMVTALASLYSKTAARADTAMTGEITLSGLVLPVGGVKEKVLAAQRAGVGRVILPAQNRKDLKKLPDNVAGQMEFIFVENVDQLLSATIPEIPNWKPTLSDSDSAHVV, translated from the coding sequence ATGCAAGACAACGCTACTGAAAACAGATCGAGCCTTCCGCTGCTGCCGCTCAAGAACTCGGTGGTTTTTCCCCACCTGCTGGCTCCCCTTTCGGCCGGGCGCCCCCAATCGATGGCAGCTATCGAGACGGCTCTCAACACGGAATCCAAGGAAATCCTCATCGTGGCCCAAAAAGATGCCTCGGTGGAGAATCCTCAATCGTCCGACCTCTACGAGGTGGGCGTTCGGGCCATCATCCGCAAGGTGGCTCGCCGCGAGAAGTCGATGGAAGTGCTGGTTCAGGGAGTGGAGCGCGTCAGGCTGGACGCCGTGGGTGCAGGGGCCGATGGCTACTTGCAGGCCTACTTTTACCCCGCTCCCATCCGCGAGGACGACTCGGCCGAGACGGAAGCCCTCTTTCGCTCCGTGCTGGAGACCTCGGCGCAGGTCTTCGCGCTGGCCCGCCATCAGGACTCCTTCGACCTCAATGCGCTGCTGGGCAAGACCAGCGACCGTCCGCGCATCACCTACCTGCTGACGTCAATGGCGGGCATGGAGGTCGAAAAAGAGCAGAAGATCCTGGAAGCCAACTCGCTCGGTGTGGCCCTTCAGCAGTTGAGCGACATTCTCAGCTACGAACTGCAGGTGCTGGAGCTTCGCGAGAAGATCTCCAGCCAGGCCCAGAGCGAGATCAACCAGGAGCAGCGGCAGTACATCCTGCGCCGCCAACTGCGCCAGATTCAGCAGGAACTGGGAGAAGAGGACGGCGAGGGAGCCGAGATCGAGATGCTGCGCGAGCGCCTGGAGGAGGCCGAACTGCCGGAGGAGGCCCACAAGGAGGCTGAACGCGAGCTGAAGCGCCTCTCGCGACTGCAGGCCGCTTCGCCCGAGTACCACACCATACGGACTTACCTCGACCTGATCCTCGACCTGCCCTGGAACAAGACCACCCAGAGCGAGATCGACCTGCAGCACTCCAAAGACGTGCTGGATGAAGATCACTACGATCTGGAAGAGGTCAAGGAGCGCATCCTCGACCAGTTGGCGGTGCACAAGCTCAATCCCGGCGCCAAGGCGCCCATCATCTGTTTCGCTGGACCTCCGGGCGTGGGTAAGACCTCGCTGGGCAAGTCCATCGCCCGATCGCTCAACCGTCCCTTCGAGCGCATCAGCCTGGGCGGACTGCACGACGAGTCGGAACTGCGCGGACACCGCCGCACTTATATCGGTTCCATGCCGGGACGCATCATCCAGGCTTTGCGCCGCGCCGGCAGTAAAGATCCGGTGCTGATGCTGGACGAGATCGACAAGCTGGGACGCGACTTCCGGGGAGATCCGGCGGCCGCCCTGCTGGAGATCCTGGATCCGGCCCAGAACCATACTTTCCGCGACAACTACGTGGATCTGCCTTTCGACCTTTCCAAGGTCTTCTTCATCGTCACGGCCAACACCCTGGGGACTATCCCGCGTCCCCTGCTGGACCGTCTGGAAGTGATCCGCCTGGAAGGCTACACCGCCGACGAGAAAGTGCAGATCGCCAAGCGCTACCTGGTGCCGCGCCAAATCGACGAAGTGGGACTCGATGAGCAGCAGTGCGTCATTGGCGACGACACCCTGGAGCGCATCGTCGACCGCTATACCCGCGAAGCGGGCGTCCGCCAACTGGAGCGGGCGGTGGGCAAGATCGCCCGCAAGGTGGCGCGCCAGTTCGCCGAGGGCCGGCAAGAGGCCGTGCAGGTGCAGATCGGCGATCTGGACGACATGCTGGGCGTGGAGCTTTTCTTCCCCGAGGAGGCGCGCCGCAAGCTGTCGCCGGGGGTGGCCACGGGACTGGCCTGGACGGAAAGCGGAGGGGACGTCCTCTTTATCGAGGCCTCCCTGCTGCCGGAAGGCCGCGGACTGACCTTGACCGGCCAATTGGGTGAGGTGATGCAGGAGTCGGCCAAGGCGGCTCAAAGCTATATCTGGTCGCGGGCCCAGCAGTTCGGCATCGATCCAAAGCAGTTCAAAAACTCAGGTGTGCACATCCATATCCCGGCCGGAGCCATCCCCAAGGACGGCCCCTCGGCCGGCGTGACCATGGTAACGGCGCTGGCCTCACTCTACTCCAAGACGGCGGCCCGGGCCGATACCGCCATGACTGGCGAAATCACCCTCTCGGGGCTGGTGTTGCCGGTGGGAGGGGTCAAGGAAAAAGTGCTGGCCGCTCAGCGGGCGGGAGTCGGCCGCGTGATTCTGCCCGCCCAGAACCGCAAGGATCTCAAGAAGCTCCCCGACAACGTGGCCGGGCAAATGGAGTTCATCTTCGTGGAGAACGTGGACCAACTGCTCAGCGCCACTATACCCGAGATCCCCAACTGGAAGCCCACCCTGTCCGATTCGGACTCGGCGCACGTGGTTTGA
- a CDS encoding sodium:calcium antiporter translates to MVMAWIEFAVCLLLIGLAGSRLSLYGDVIAEKTGLSGTWIGILMLATVTSLPELVTALSAVTLAQAPDIAVGGIFGSCVFNLAIIVLIDFVLRPDSVYERTNNGLIVSACYSLVIIGVGAFSLVLAGYGEPPHLLHVSLSTPLIVAIYLLAMRNIFTFERSRQAEMTVEADFDYLHVSLPKAVFGYTAASLVVVGVGIWLPFVGEDLGAAMGWQSTFIGSLFIALATSLPEMVVTLAAARLGAIDMAVGNLFGSNLFNILVLAVADSAFLPGPLLAAASPLHLISALSSMIMTGLAVVGIYQGTRHRPFRIVGWVSVFLALAYILNTYLIFVLDR, encoded by the coding sequence ATGGTGATGGCGTGGATCGAGTTCGCCGTGTGCCTCCTTCTCATCGGCCTGGCCGGAAGCCGGCTTTCCCTCTACGGAGACGTGATCGCCGAGAAGACGGGCTTGAGCGGCACCTGGATCGGGATACTGATGCTGGCCACGGTGACTTCCCTTCCCGAGCTGGTCACCGCACTCAGCGCCGTAACCCTGGCTCAGGCGCCCGACATCGCCGTGGGAGGCATTTTCGGAAGCTGCGTCTTCAACCTGGCCATCATCGTTCTCATCGACTTCGTCCTGCGTCCCGACTCGGTCTATGAGAGAACCAACAACGGACTCATCGTTTCGGCCTGCTACAGTCTGGTCATCATCGGCGTGGGCGCCTTCAGCCTGGTGCTGGCCGGATACGGCGAACCGCCGCATTTACTGCACGTCAGCCTCTCCACTCCCCTGATCGTGGCCATCTATCTGCTGGCCATGCGCAACATCTTCACATTTGAACGCAGCCGCCAGGCTGAGATGACGGTGGAAGCCGACTTCGACTACCTGCACGTGAGTCTTCCCAAGGCGGTATTCGGCTACACGGCGGCTTCCCTGGTGGTGGTGGGCGTGGGCATCTGGCTGCCTTTCGTGGGCGAGGACCTGGGAGCGGCCATGGGCTGGCAGAGCACCTTCATCGGCAGCCTTTTCATCGCCTTGGCCACCTCCCTGCCCGAAATGGTCGTGACCCTGGCCGCGGCCCGCCTGGGCGCCATCGACATGGCGGTGGGCAACCTCTTCGGCTCCAACCTCTTCAACATCCTGGTTCTGGCCGTCGCCGACAGCGCTTTCTTGCCGGGCCCTCTGCTGGCCGCCGCTTCGCCGCTGCACCTGATTTCGGCGCTCTCCTCCATGATCATGACGGGATTGGCGGTCGTCGGAATCTACCAGGGCACCCGCCACCGCCCCTTCAGAATCGTCGGCTGGGTCAGCGTCTTCCTGGCCCTGGCCTACATCCTCAACACCTACCTCATCTTCGTCCTCGACCGCTGA
- the xylB gene encoding xylulokinase: MSLALGIDVSTTATKALLLSEKGEVVSVASSSYELSTPRPLWAEQDPRLWWEAACQAVKRALQEAGAAADSVCGVGLTGQMHGLVLLDESGEVLRPAILWNDQRASAQCDEIRRRLGLRKLVEITGNDAFPGFTLPKLMWVRRHEPEIYSRLRRVLLPKDYLRYKLTGGFATDKAGAGGTLMLDLRSRDWSPELLQAFDVPSSWLPPTHEGTEVTGEISASGSRFTGLAVGTPVVGGGGDQAAGAVGTGACKPGVVSLTLGTSGVVFASSERPLTDDKGALHAFPHALPGTWHVMGVMLSAAGSLRWHRDVAAAGMDFAELVQEAADIAPGCDGLLFLPYLSGERTPHADPKARGAFLGLTLSHQRAHMTRAVLEGVAFALADNLALMQRVGISGVRQIRLAGGGAQSPVWRQILADVLDTELVAVEAPEGAALGAAMLAGIATGLWPDIEQATQAAVNLGQPIRPRPDSAEAYRPHYDRFREAYRSLRPLFEL; this comes from the coding sequence ATGAGCTTGGCTCTCGGCATCGATGTTTCCACGACGGCCACCAAGGCCCTCTTGTTGAGCGAGAAAGGGGAGGTGGTGTCGGTGGCTTCCTCTTCCTACGAGCTGTCGACGCCGCGTCCGCTGTGGGCCGAGCAGGACCCCAGGCTTTGGTGGGAGGCGGCCTGCCAGGCCGTCAAAAGGGCGCTGCAAGAGGCTGGAGCCGCTGCTGATTCGGTGTGTGGGGTGGGACTGACCGGGCAGATGCACGGGCTGGTGCTGTTGGATGAGAGCGGAGAAGTGCTGCGTCCCGCCATTTTGTGGAACGACCAGCGGGCTTCAGCTCAATGCGACGAGATCCGCCGCCGTCTGGGGCTGAGGAAACTGGTCGAGATCACCGGCAACGACGCTTTTCCCGGATTCACGCTGCCCAAGCTGATGTGGGTGCGCCGCCATGAGCCCGAGATTTATTCCCGCCTCCGCCGGGTGTTGCTTCCCAAGGACTACCTGCGCTACAAGCTGACGGGAGGGTTCGCCACCGACAAAGCCGGGGCGGGCGGTACTTTGATGCTCGATCTGCGCAGCCGCGATTGGTCGCCGGAATTGCTGCAGGCCTTTGACGTCCCCTCGAGCTGGCTGCCGCCTACCCACGAAGGCACTGAAGTCACCGGGGAAATCAGCGCGTCCGGCTCCCGTTTCACCGGCTTGGCAGTGGGAACGCCGGTGGTCGGGGGAGGCGGCGATCAAGCAGCCGGAGCCGTGGGAACGGGCGCCTGCAAGCCAGGTGTCGTCTCCCTCACGCTGGGGACGTCAGGCGTGGTCTTCGCTTCCTCGGAGCGTCCGTTAACTGACGATAAAGGCGCGCTCCATGCCTTCCCTCACGCCCTGCCCGGCACCTGGCACGTCATGGGCGTCATGCTCTCGGCCGCCGGCAGCCTGCGCTGGCACCGCGACGTCGCCGCCGCGGGAATGGACTTCGCCGAACTGGTGCAGGAAGCGGCCGACATCGCGCCGGGCTGCGACGGCTTGCTCTTCCTCCCCTATCTGTCAGGCGAGCGGACGCCTCACGCCGATCCTAAAGCGCGGGGAGCCTTCCTGGGACTGACCCTCTCCCACCAGCGCGCTCACATGACCCGGGCCGTGCTGGAAGGCGTCGCCTTCGCCTTGGCCGATAACCTGGCGCTCATGCAAAGGGTCGGCATTTCCGGCGTGCGCCAAATCCGCCTCGCCGGCGGCGGAGCCCAGAGCCCGGTGTGGCGTCAGATTCTGGCCGACGTCCTCGACACCGAACTGGTGGCCGTTGAGGCCCCTGAAGGCGCCGCCCTGGGCGCCGCCATGCTGGCCGGCATCGCAACCGGCCTCTGGCCCGACATCGAGCAGGCCACTCAGGCTGCCGTCAATCTGGGCCAGCCCATCCGTCCCCGCCCCGACAGCGCAGAAGCTTACCGTCCCCACTACGACCGCTTCCGTGAGGCTTACCGCTCCTTGCGTCCGCTCTTTGAACTCTAG
- a CDS encoding TIM barrel protein, which yields MALNDLRPQAQQRSPEELVRHLQSFELDLKFSAGIWFFSPFDSRFHDKYKADIGLEQRLEIAAGLKDYGLAGLEAHYPNEINEDNLEIWKSFARDTGIPLITVVPLLFYDPQFEWGSLSSPLPGPRQAAIQRTVEAFQIGQEVGADFSVVWPGIDGYENPFGVDFAAMRRRFSQGLTQAMDAVPGTRVAFEPKPYEPRGRILYGLTPEGVLLGHEVEAQLEHPRNRELLDEGHKLMCMNPEIGHVHMGFEDLPYALSWPLGEGRLAHTHWNSQPLGNYDQDLNVGAVSPEQMEAGLYTLKMHGYQGYFGIDINPERMPVDVALKISMDALRAANDRINGLDHAGIVEAMMRPDVHRGWIEAHLVRQRAPDPAALPPIEETLSSKEKK from the coding sequence ATGGCACTGAACGATCTTCGTCCTCAAGCCCAACAGCGCTCGCCGGAAGAGCTGGTCCGGCATCTGCAGAGCTTCGAGCTGGACCTCAAGTTCTCGGCGGGCATTTGGTTTTTCTCTCCCTTCGACTCCCGCTTTCACGACAAGTACAAGGCCGACATCGGGCTGGAGCAGCGCCTGGAGATCGCCGCCGGCCTCAAGGACTACGGGCTGGCGGGACTGGAAGCCCATTACCCCAACGAAATCAACGAAGATAATCTCGAGATTTGGAAGTCGTTCGCCAGGGACACGGGGATTCCGCTCATTACCGTGGTTCCGCTGCTCTTTTACGATCCTCAGTTCGAGTGGGGGTCGCTTTCCAGTCCCCTGCCGGGGCCGCGCCAAGCCGCTATTCAACGAACTGTCGAGGCCTTCCAGATTGGGCAGGAGGTAGGGGCTGATTTCTCGGTGGTGTGGCCGGGCATCGACGGCTACGAGAACCCTTTCGGAGTCGACTTCGCCGCCATGAGGCGCCGCTTCAGCCAGGGCCTGACCCAGGCCATGGACGCGGTGCCCGGCACTCGCGTGGCCTTCGAACCCAAGCCCTACGAACCCCGCGGACGCATTCTCTACGGACTCACTCCCGAAGGCGTGCTGCTGGGCCACGAGGTCGAGGCCCAGCTCGAGCATCCGCGCAACCGCGAATTGCTCGATGAAGGCCACAAGCTGATGTGCATGAATCCCGAGATCGGCCACGTCCACATGGGATTCGAGGACCTGCCCTACGCTTTGAGCTGGCCGCTGGGCGAAGGACGCCTGGCACACACCCACTGGAACAGCCAGCCCCTGGGCAACTACGACCAGGACCTCAACGTGGGAGCGGTCTCGCCCGAGCAGATGGAAGCCGGACTCTACACCCTCAAGATGCACGGCTACCAGGGCTACTTCGGTATCGACATCAATCCCGAGCGGATGCCCGTCGACGTGGCCCTCAAGATCTCCATGGACGCGCTGCGGGCCGCCAACGACCGCATCAACGGCCTGGATCATGCCGGTATCGTAGAGGCCATGATGCGTCCCGACGTCCATCGCGGCTGGATCGAAGCCCACCTGGTGCGTCAACGGGCGCCCGACCCGGCCGCCCTTCCGCCCATTGAAGAGACGCTTTCCAGCAAGGAGAAGAAATGA